TGACTGGCGCATACCTTGATTACGCCTATCACTTGGAGATTGTTGAGGACCTGGACGACGGCAGAGTGCACAGTGAGCAAGACACCGCGGATATTTACGAAGATATTCCGAGAGCTGGCTTTCGGGAGTTGATCCCGATAAACCAACTTGCAAAAGTCTTTTACACGGACACTGGCAAGATCCTGAATATTGGAAACGACACGAATGAAGAGAATAGCCCGGTTCTCCTTCTCAAGAGGGATCTGAACGCACCCCGGTTATCTCCTGCTTCCTCAATCAACGTCCTGGAAAGACTAGGAACCGGCCGCCATAAGGGAGAGgcaaagagagagggaggcaACATGCTTCCTGAAGGCAGTGACAATCACGAGAGCATCAGCCGAAGACCCGTAGACGACATACAAGATGCGTGCGCCCGTGCTTCTTCGAGCTTGCCGTCGCACCTCGACCCTGAATGGATCGCTTTCGAGGTATTCGAAGCCGATGATACGGCCTTCGATGAGACGGAGACTGAAGTGGGGTCTGAAAGTGAACCGGAAGACAGACCAACCATCCGCTCACCCGGAGTGGCGGAACAAAAAGCCAGCGGCCGGGCCTCACTCGACGCCAGGGTCGCTGCGCAGATTAGAAATCTGTCACTTCAGCCAAGCTTTGGCTATAAAAGTGCTCCAGGTGGAAGGCGATCCTCCACAGGAAGCCACAGCTCAAGAAAGGATGATGCTCCAGAAGACGACTCAGATTTTGTGGCGCGGTCGCCGTTCAAAGCGATCACGTCGTCCCTATCGTTAATAGAGATGCTCATTCGGCTGGCCAGTCTCCAAGAATTCCAGCAAGCGCCACATCTGTCAATACCAGATCACATCCTGGCCTTTTTTCTGGAGGAATCGTCCACAACTGGCCTCTCGGGCGATGCACGCCAAGCGATGCGCAAGGAAGCCAAACAGCGCGTTGGCTTTGACCCCTACACAGACGGCCCAGAGAATTGAATCTGGGACAGACCTACCTCCCCTGGCGTCACGAGAATACATTATTCCCATACACTCTATAGAGCGAATAACTTTTCGCAGCAGCGCTGTTTACCACGATCGTAGAATCCGATGAAGGACCAGACTTGTTGAAGAAGACCACGGGGGCTCTGATGAAGCATAGGCTGCAACGCCCAAGGTTCTCTTAATACAGATTCTCTAGAGGATGACAGAGTCACAACAAGAAACGGTTTTCTCTCTCGTATTAGTGTATGACAGCACAGCGGCCGTAGTAAGGTCTATGCAATGTATCCAAACCCTAAAGCAAGAAGCCTATGTAAAGCTCAGCTGTATAATCAAGTGATTCCTCAATATATCTGTCAGCCTACGCCCTGGTGCTGAGTCGCTGCTCATCATTAGTCAAAAGAGGCCAGTCTTAAGCACATTGGCGTGGCAATAAGAGCATATCTGTGAGTGCCACATGCAGGGACGCATCTCACGAAAAGACACGAAAGCTCACTGCCACGCTTCGTGCACAACTTAGCGAAACCACCAGTTCGCCGACCCATTAAGCTGCCCATGAGCTCCCGCACTTTTGACGGAATGCCACCACCCATCAGGGATAAACACTGCATCACCCGACCGAAGCTCTGTTTCTAGTAGCAGATCTGCCAGTTCGTCGTTGTCCCAGACGGCGTCGTGAAGTACCGCTCTCTCATCCCCCTCCATCATCTCGGTTGTCCGGATACGACTGTTGCCGCGCTGGCGAATTTTCACCTGCACCTCAAAGTACAATCGATCTCCAACAGTGGGCGGCAATATCCTGAGCAACTTGTCCCCGCACAGTTGACAGAATAGGTTCGGATTCGGGTCTCGGTGAAGTGGAGTGTACGTAGGCTCTGTCCCGAGCCAGACGGACGAGCTGTAAACATCGCCTTTTCCCGCGCCGCGGACCAGCTCTGGTGTGCACAAGTCATGTTGCAGGGGTTGCGGTAGGTCCGAAAGCATGGACTGTGCTATGTACAGTTCCAGCGTGCTCAAGCCTTTCGCGTCCTGCAGCTTGTTGAACTCAAGGGCCTTTATCAGGAGTTGCAGTGGCCCATATAATTGAGAGAACTGGCGTCCATCGCCTTCGGTAATAGCTGTTTGCAGAATACCTGCCATCATTTGGTCGCTGAATGCCGAGCTTTTCATGAGCCAGTCGCGAAAGCTGATGACAGCGTCTTTCTTCTGCGATGAAGATTGAACCAGTTCGTAGGGAAACGGCCAATCATCGAAGTTGGTAACATGGCTTGTCAGCACGCGCCTACCAGATTCGTCTTGCGTGAACCACTTGGCAGCCGCCTGGAGTTGAGAGGTTGGAGAGCCGGCCTCATGACGGAAAACAAGAGGCTTCTCAGGTATCAGAGCCTTCTGCTGGAAGGCGTGTATGTCTGGATGGCGGTCCACAGATGAGGAAGCAACCTCGATCGCACGTACAACGGCATTGCGCTGCCGACGCGCCGATATTCCATGAAACAGTCGGTTCCATGTCGTTCTGTGGCTGATAGTCCGTCTCATCGTCAAGAAAAAGATGAGAGGTCACAATGTCTACCCAACCTGGGAGTCGTGCCAGGCGGTGGTGAGTTCGTTGCTGGGGCGAGTCGGGTGTCGGCGAAACTTTGGCGCCGGATTTTCGACGTTCGCCAACCAGGGCCCACGCGAACAGCTGTAGACCCGGCCGGGTACAATGTACAGGGTACCGAACAGGACAGTCGTAACTGCTAATTGCATCCCGTCTGAGCCAGTTCCACAATGTCCCTCCACCCACCGCCCACCACGACCTGCCATCAACTCCCACGCCGGCATCCCAAAAGGCACTTGCACCCGACCCGAGCGACGACCGGCCAATTTATTTGAAAACGACAGTTATATCGCTTATCGCGCCAGCAACGAGATTGTCTCCTGGGGTGCCAGCGTGTTCAAAAGCGGGTCTGCCCTACCTCAGCTGTCCCGCGAAAACCCCTCCGCGTGCACAGCGCCAACCCCACGCGAAGCACTTGGCAGTGATCTACGCGCGTTCGAACGCCTGGCCATCATACCCGATCCTCGGTAGCCACTCCAGGGCCATCGATTTCAGGACGGCGCAGCTGCGTCTCTCCTTTGCAGAGCACAGCCGCGGGTCTGACGACCCATCTTCGCCGTCATGTCGACATCCTCAGGCGTGCCCGAGTCCTGGATCTCGAGCTTCTGCGCCTTGTTGGGCCATGAATACTTCGCAGAGGTCTCGGAAGAGTTTATCGAGGATGATTTCAACTTGACTGGCCTGCAGACACAGGTGACGATGTACAAGGAAGCGCTCGAGGTACGGCGCATGCGCTTTTTGAAACTATCTATTGGAATGACAAGGCTAATGCTGACTCCTCAACTAGATGAtactcgacgtcgagcctgaggatgatgacgaagacgaagacgaggaagaggaagaggaagagaacGAGTCTGGCCTTGGCGACGGGCAAGAACGCATGGGCGGACGAGAGCGAAGGCATCATAGTAGGATGGCCAGCGACCTGTCCGTCATCGAGTCGTCTGCGGAGATGCTCTACGGCCTCATCCACCAGCGCTTCATATGCTCACGTGCCGGCATCCAACAGATGAGCGAAAAGTACGAGCTGGGCCATTTCGGCGCCTGTCCCAGGTACAACTGCGAGCAGGCAAGAACGCTTCCAGTTGGTCTCTCCGACATCCCCGGCGAGGACACAGTCAAGCTTTTCTGTCCCTCCTGTCTCGACGTCTACGTCCCGCCCAACAGTCGGTTTCAGACTGTTGATGGTGCCTTCTTCGGCCGCACCTTTggcgccctcttcctcctgaCATTTCCCGAATACGATCTCACGAAGCGCGGTTCCGACGTGCTCTCCAGCGCAACCTCTCGAGTACCAGAGGATGAGCCCCTCTTGAACGGCATGTACGCCAAGAATATCGCACCCAGTCTCGGCCCTGGTCATATCTACGAGCCGCGGATCTATGGCTTCAGGGTCTCTGAGCGGGCACGCTCCGGCCCCCGTATGCAATGGCTGCGCGACCGTCCGCAAGATATACACGAActggacgaggagcagctaTATCAGCAACACGTCAATGAAtccgaagacgacgacgacggcatgaATGTAAACGGTcgcgccatggcccgccgtcggcctcctggcaacccgcgccgccgccaacggcaaaACCAGAATGGCAGTCCGATGCAGATGTCCACCAACGGTGCCGAGTCCGAGCTCTAATGCGGCAGAGGGAT
This sequence is a window from Purpureocillium takamizusanense chromosome 8, complete sequence. Protein-coding genes within it:
- the YRB30 gene encoding Ran-specific GTPase-activating protein 30 (COG:S~EggNog:ENOG503NTWZ); this encodes MDEFLALVGVQAMRYTIRSAVGLTSTYALKQCSRLLQSVDDKLLYSELRNLQTLLDSKIKIISPALELVEFKSSRGNVFLESAAPLARALQREIASLGQRIEGAIQVESETDKPNTYRFKTQAKQHEQLREIISDIKALLERIDREIPLLQLAITASGETLSTSLPTNVSPSRLLQASALLIVGDTQYAQDPTRTVQIGPAFHLSLYMLFLGHASVDPQTLDLTGRSRTAYGIGEHDRKPLWQEVSHKTRVRLCRSQWKQQQGRREGIRDEDSPKLPESPLTGAYLDYAYHLEIVEDLDDGRVHSEQDTADIYEDIPRAGFRELIPINQLAKVFYTDTGKILNIGNDTNEENSPVLLLKRDLNAPRLSPASSINVLERLGTGRHKGEAKREGGNMLPEGSDNHESISRRPVDDIQDACARASSSLPSHLDPEWIAFEVFEADDTAFDETETEVGSESEPEDRPTIRSPGVAEQKASGRASLDARVAAQIRNLSLQPSFGYKSAPGGRRSSTGSHSSRKDDAPEDDSDFVARSPFKAITSSLSLIEMLIRLASLQEFQQAPHLSIPDHILAFFLEESSTTGLSGDARQAMRKEAKQRVGFDPYTDGPEN
- a CDS encoding uncharacterized protein (EggNog:ENOG503P2E5~COG:B~COG:T), whose product is MRRTISHRTTWNRLFHGISARRQRNAVVRAIEVASSSVDRHPDIHAFQQKALIPEKPLVFRHEAGSPTSQLQAAAKWFTQDESGRRVLTSHVTNFDDWPFPYELVQSSSQKKDAVISFRDWLMKSSAFSDQMMAGILQTAITEGDGRQFSQLYGPLQLLIKALEFNKLQDAKGLSTLELYIAQSMLSDLPQPLQHDLCTPELVRGAGKGDVYSSSVWLGTEPTYTPLHRDPNPNLFCQLCGDKLLRILPPTVGDRLYFEVQVKIRQRGNSRIRTTEMMEGDERAVLHDAVWDNDELADLLLETELRSGDAVFIPDGWWHSVKSAGAHGQLNGSANWWFR
- the CKB1 gene encoding casein kinase 2 regulatory subunit (EggNog:ENOG503NXI9~COG:G), yielding MSTSSGVPESWISSFCALLGHEYFAEVSEEFIEDDFNLTGLQTQVTMYKEALEMILDVEPEDDDEDEDEEEEEEENESGLGDGQERMGGRERRHHSRMASDLSVIESSAEMLYGLIHQRFICSRAGIQQMSEKYELGHFGACPRYNCEQARTLPVGLSDIPGEDTVKLFCPSCLDVYVPPNSRFQTVDGAFFGRTFGALFLLTFPEYDLTKRGSDVLSSATSRVPEDEPLLNGMYAKNIAPSLGPGHIYEPRIYGFRVSERARSGPRMQWLRDRPQDIHELDEEQLYQQHVNESEDDDDGMNVNGRAMARRRPPGNPRRRQRQNQNGSPMQMSTNGAESEL